A DNA window from Acidimicrobiia bacterium contains the following coding sequences:
- a CDS encoding MaoC/PaaZ C-terminal domain-containing protein: MAEDKLFFDDVSEGDTAPELSHTLERTDLVKYAGASGDFNPMHTVEPDAQAAGFPSVFGHGMFSAGLVARSLTDYVGVGNLRSFKVRFTKQTWPGEVLTARNTVTAKRTEGGENLIDITSELANADGEVKVSGEAVATLPTR, encoded by the coding sequence ATGGCCGAGGACAAGCTGTTCTTCGACGACGTGAGTGAGGGCGACACTGCCCCTGAGCTGTCGCACACACTGGAACGGACCGACCTCGTGAAGTACGCCGGGGCGTCGGGCGACTTCAACCCGATGCACACCGTCGAGCCCGACGCCCAGGCAGCCGGCTTCCCGAGCGTGTTCGGGCACGGAATGTTCTCGGCCGGGCTCGTCGCCCGCTCACTCACCGACTACGTGGGAGTCGGCAACCTCAGGAGCTTCAAGGTCCGCTTCACGAAGCAGACCTGGCCCGGCGAGGTGCTCACGGCGCGCAACACCGTCACGGCCAAGCGCACAGAGGGTGGCGAGAACCTGATCGACATCACCTCCGAGCTGGCGAACGCCGACGGCGAGGTCAAGGTCTCGGGCGAGGCCGTCGCGACGCTCCCCACCCGCTGA
- a CDS encoding Zn-ribbon domain-containing OB-fold protein codes for MPVPRFDLPNPDVETKPYWDAARDHRLLIQRCASCGGHQFYPRPFCKVCWSTDTEWVQASGSATLYSFSVVHQNDLPPFPERVPYVAAVVDLAEGPRMISNVTGCDRDDLAIGMDLEVSFEEIDDDVVIPVFRPAPTPRAAT; via the coding sequence GTGCCGGTGCCGCGTTTCGACCTCCCGAACCCCGACGTCGAGACGAAGCCGTACTGGGACGCCGCCCGCGACCACCGCCTCCTGATCCAGCGCTGCGCGTCGTGCGGCGGCCACCAGTTCTACCCCCGTCCGTTCTGCAAGGTCTGCTGGAGCACCGACACGGAATGGGTGCAGGCCTCGGGCTCAGCGACGCTCTACTCGTTCTCGGTCGTCCACCAGAACGATCTCCCTCCGTTCCCCGAGCGGGTGCCCTACGTCGCTGCGGTCGTCGACCTGGCCGAGGGGCCGCGGATGATCTCGAACGTCACCGGGTGCGACCGCGACGACCTGGCCATCGGCATGGACCTCGAGGTGTCCTTCGAGGAGATCGACGACGACGTCGTGATCCCGGTGTTCCGCCCGGCGCCGACACCGCGAGCAGCGACATGA
- a CDS encoding Zn-ribbon domain-containing OB-fold protein yields MSGHDTGGAGDTTADTLPDKPFRILPRLTDRNRAFWTGGERGELVFMRCRDCGYYVHPPVPFCPACEGRDLAPEAVSGRATVHTYTINHQAWMPGPELPYVVAIVSIEEQDDLRLTTNIVGCPPDDVTIGMPVRVTFEHHDDVWIPLFEPSGNGAAS; encoded by the coding sequence ATGAGCGGGCACGACACGGGCGGCGCGGGCGACACGACCGCCGACACCTTGCCCGACAAGCCTTTCCGGATCCTCCCCAGGCTCACCGACCGCAACCGCGCCTTCTGGACCGGGGGTGAGCGCGGCGAGCTCGTGTTCATGCGCTGCCGGGATTGCGGGTACTACGTCCACCCGCCGGTGCCGTTCTGCCCGGCGTGTGAGGGCAGGGACCTCGCCCCGGAGGCCGTGTCGGGCCGGGCGACGGTCCACACCTACACGATCAACCACCAGGCGTGGATGCCCGGTCCGGAACTCCCCTACGTCGTGGCGATCGTCAGCATCGAGGAGCAGGACGACCTCCGGCTCACCACGAACATCGTCGGGTGCCCACCCGACGACGTGACGATCGGCATGCCGGTACGCGTCACCTTCGAGCACCATGACGACGTGTGGATCCCGCTCTTCGAGCCCTCGGGCAACGGGGCCGCGTCGTGA
- a CDS encoding thiolase family protein — MSNPLDAVAADLRIERRSAVTGLGQSQVGRRIGRDPLDLTLDACMAAITDAGLTRADIDGIATYPGGGFGPPGFSGAGVVEVQDALRLELGWFTGGIELPGQLGSVIDACLAVAAGLATHVLCFRSVWEATAQGDKGRAGVMPGAGSGGHGGDGGGGGGGFRAPDFMQWTLPFAAPSAAVWLALNAQRHFHEFGTTREQMAQIALNARKNAALNPNAVYTDPMSMDDYLSARTITTPFCLYDCDAPADGATAMIISRAEVAADMPHTPVVVEAVGSAVRGRPSWDQFDDLTTMADRDAGAQLWTRTDLTSADVDVAELYDGFSFITMTWLEALGFCGKGESGPFIEGGHRIARDGELPLNTQGGQLSGGRLHGYGFLHEAVVQLRGDGGARQVPGEPAVAVAAAGGGPLAGCMLLTTER, encoded by the coding sequence GTGAGCAACCCTCTCGACGCCGTCGCCGCGGATCTCCGCATCGAGCGCCGCAGCGCCGTCACCGGCCTCGGCCAGTCGCAGGTCGGGCGTCGCATCGGACGCGATCCGCTCGATCTCACCCTCGACGCGTGCATGGCGGCGATCACCGACGCCGGTCTGACCCGCGCCGACATCGACGGCATCGCCACGTACCCCGGGGGAGGGTTCGGCCCGCCGGGATTCTCGGGCGCAGGGGTCGTCGAGGTGCAGGACGCCCTCCGCCTCGAGCTCGGCTGGTTCACGGGAGGGATCGAACTGCCCGGCCAGCTCGGCTCGGTGATCGACGCGTGCCTGGCGGTGGCGGCCGGTCTGGCGACCCACGTGCTCTGCTTCCGCTCCGTGTGGGAGGCCACGGCCCAGGGCGACAAGGGCCGGGCCGGCGTGATGCCCGGAGCCGGAAGCGGCGGGCACGGCGGCGACGGTGGGGGAGGAGGCGGCGGGTTCCGCGCCCCCGACTTCATGCAGTGGACGCTGCCGTTCGCCGCGCCGTCGGCTGCGGTCTGGCTGGCGCTCAACGCACAGCGCCACTTCCACGAGTTCGGCACGACACGTGAGCAGATGGCCCAGATCGCCCTCAACGCCCGGAAGAACGCCGCCCTCAACCCGAACGCCGTCTACACCGACCCCATGTCGATGGACGACTACCTGTCGGCCCGCACGATCACGACGCCGTTCTGCCTCTACGACTGCGACGCCCCCGCCGACGGAGCGACGGCGATGATCATCTCGCGCGCCGAGGTCGCTGCCGACATGCCCCACACCCCCGTCGTCGTCGAAGCGGTCGGGTCCGCTGTGCGCGGCCGACCGTCGTGGGACCAGTTCGACGACCTCACGACGATGGCCGACCGAGACGCCGGGGCGCAGCTCTGGACGCGAACCGACCTCACGTCCGCCGACGTCGACGTCGCCGAGCTCTACGACGGCTTCAGCTTCATCACCATGACGTGGCTGGAGGCGCTCGGCTTCTGCGGGAAGGGCGAGAGCGGGCCCTTCATCGAGGGCGGGCACCGGATCGCCCGCGACGGTGAACTGCCCCTCAACACGCAGGGCGGGCAGCTCTCGGGCGGTCGCCTCCACGGCTACGGGTTCCTCCACGAGGCGGTCGTGCAGCTCCGCGGCGACGGGGGAGCCCGTCAGGTCCCGGGTGAGCCGGCGGTGGCCGTGGCGGCCGCCGGCGGTGGCCCCCTCGCGGGCTGCATGCTGCTCACCACCGAGCGCTGA
- a CDS encoding acyl-CoA dehydrogenase family protein — MDLRESDADRTFRAELLAWLDSHAPDPEVRAADPPRSSADLRPWARTWQRKLFDDGWLVPGWPPELGGRNATPTQQMIYFEEFSRARLQRSTNPQGLGIVAPSINDYGSAAQREAFVLPTLRAEIAWCIGMSEPDAGSDLAGLQTAAVLDGDEFVVNGQKVWTSGAHHADWCLLFVRTNPDAPKHKGISVVIVDMESPGLETRPFAELTDPERTDFNEVFLSDVRVPAENLLGEIDKGWPIAGGSLAHERAMLWINYAYDLQRGAEALRDLGRRPAPHGGLIADDSRFADRVADAYIDATAMLALGYRGFSKFLAGKSSPEHSLLKLFGGEAVQRVCLDGVEALGPAAVDSSLPGFELLRTGSWETQYLSSFGGTIPGGTSEIQRNIIAERVLGLPR; from the coding sequence GTGGATCTCCGCGAGAGCGACGCCGACCGGACCTTTCGCGCCGAGCTGCTCGCATGGCTCGATTCCCACGCGCCCGACCCCGAGGTGCGCGCGGCCGACCCACCCCGGTCATCGGCGGATCTTCGGCCCTGGGCCCGCACGTGGCAGCGCAAGCTCTTCGACGATGGCTGGCTGGTGCCGGGTTGGCCACCCGAGCTGGGCGGGCGCAACGCCACGCCCACCCAGCAGATGATCTACTTCGAGGAGTTCTCCCGCGCCCGCCTCCAGCGCAGCACCAACCCGCAGGGCCTCGGCATCGTGGCCCCGTCGATCAACGACTACGGAAGCGCCGCCCAGCGCGAGGCGTTCGTCCTCCCGACGCTCCGAGCGGAGATCGCCTGGTGTATCGGCATGAGCGAGCCCGACGCCGGCAGCGACCTCGCCGGACTCCAGACAGCCGCTGTCCTCGATGGTGACGAGTTCGTCGTGAACGGCCAGAAGGTGTGGACGTCGGGTGCCCACCACGCCGACTGGTGCCTCCTGTTCGTGCGCACGAACCCTGACGCTCCCAAGCACAAGGGCATCAGCGTCGTCATCGTCGACATGGAGTCCCCCGGTCTCGAGACGCGCCCGTTCGCCGAGCTCACCGACCCCGAACGCACCGACTTCAACGAGGTGTTCCTGTCCGACGTACGTGTCCCGGCAGAGAACCTCCTCGGTGAGATCGACAAGGGCTGGCCCATCGCGGGCGGCTCCCTCGCCCACGAACGGGCGATGCTCTGGATCAACTACGCCTACGACCTCCAACGCGGCGCCGAGGCCCTGCGCGATCTCGGCCGCCGCCCGGCGCCTCACGGCGGGTTGATCGCCGACGATTCCCGCTTCGCCGATCGCGTGGCCGACGCGTACATCGACGCCACCGCCATGCTGGCCCTCGGGTACCGCGGCTTCTCCAAGTTCCTCGCCGGCAAGAGCTCCCCCGAGCACTCGCTGCTGAAGCTGTTCGGGGGAGAGGCCGTCCAACGGGTGTGCCTCGACGGTGTCGAGGCGCTCGGCCCGGCGGCGGTCGACTCGTCGCTCCCGGGCTTCGAGCTCCTGCGTACCGGCTCGTGGGAGACCCAGTACCTCAGCTCCTTCGGCGGCACGATCCCGGGGGGTACGAGCGAGATCCAGCGCAACATCATCGCCGAGCGCGTGCTCGGCCTTCCTCGCTAG
- a CDS encoding MFS transporter, whose amino-acid sequence MSSAATSGQGRLTLAAMVFAVSMIFIDMTIVSIAIPELQKDLGLSSTGVQWIVNAYLLSTAALIAFGGKLGDLMGHRRMAIVGIVIFATSSALCGATPAGAVAEPWIITFRVVQGAGGALLFPAALTLVIGSFPLGERGRATAVFFGVTGAMTAVGPVLGGVLSEWTWRSIFWVNVPVSIIALILTFRIPADVVNERERIDVRGLVLIVAGMGLAVLGLQQASVWGWTSPATIGSITAGAVLLAAFVLVELRTDVPLIRMQIYAQRAFAADNAVLFFAFMVFIPLMFFASTYSQIALGWSPSNAGTYLLIIFGGFMVAAQIGGRMLDRVGARPPVVLGCALGCAGLVWWASTLTDLSVGSQWPAMVLTGAGLGLVIGQANTDAIDRGPRLSRGEVTGITQTVRNFGASVGMAVLGTILITATSHRVEASLESAGLSASRADEVAAALSQSGGGDSSAFSSSASDSKKEDELASAAATDFAEAQQVVYYAAAGMLAVGFAAALVIPPGRQEEEIEATGGTGSDAGVSI is encoded by the coding sequence ATGAGCTCCGCGGCGACGTCGGGTCAGGGCCGGCTCACGCTGGCCGCGATGGTCTTCGCCGTGTCGATGATCTTCATCGACATGACGATCGTCTCCATCGCCATCCCCGAGCTCCAGAAGGACCTCGGGCTCTCGTCAACCGGCGTGCAGTGGATCGTCAACGCCTATCTCCTGTCGACGGCGGCCCTCATCGCCTTCGGCGGGAAGCTCGGCGATCTCATGGGCCATCGGCGTATGGCGATCGTGGGGATCGTGATCTTCGCCACGAGCTCCGCTCTGTGTGGTGCGACACCCGCGGGAGCCGTCGCCGAGCCCTGGATCATCACGTTCCGCGTCGTTCAGGGTGCGGGCGGAGCGCTCCTCTTCCCCGCTGCTCTCACCCTCGTGATCGGTTCGTTCCCGCTCGGCGAACGCGGGAGGGCGACCGCCGTCTTCTTCGGTGTCACCGGCGCCATGACGGCGGTCGGTCCCGTGCTGGGCGGCGTGTTGAGTGAGTGGACATGGCGCTCGATCTTCTGGGTGAACGTCCCCGTGTCGATCATCGCCCTCATCCTCACCTTCAGGATTCCGGCGGATGTCGTGAACGAGCGCGAGAGAATCGACGTCCGCGGCCTCGTTCTCATCGTCGCCGGAATGGGCCTCGCTGTCCTGGGACTCCAGCAGGCCTCGGTCTGGGGCTGGACGTCACCGGCCACGATCGGATCCATCACGGCCGGTGCCGTGCTGCTGGCGGCGTTCGTGCTCGTCGAGCTGCGAACGGACGTCCCCTTGATCAGGATGCAGATCTACGCCCAGCGTGCCTTCGCCGCCGACAACGCCGTGCTGTTCTTCGCGTTCATGGTCTTCATACCGTTGATGTTCTTCGCGAGCACCTATTCGCAGATCGCACTCGGGTGGTCACCGTCGAACGCGGGCACCTATCTGCTCATCATCTTCGGCGGCTTCATGGTTGCTGCCCAGATCGGTGGTCGAATGCTCGATCGAGTGGGTGCGCGACCGCCCGTCGTTCTCGGCTGCGCCCTCGGGTGCGCGGGACTGGTGTGGTGGGCGAGCACGCTCACCGACCTCTCCGTCGGCTCGCAGTGGCCGGCAATGGTGCTCACCGGCGCGGGCCTCGGTCTTGTCATCGGGCAGGCCAACACCGACGCCATCGATCGTGGCCCCCGCCTCAGCCGCGGCGAGGTGACGGGAATCACGCAGACAGTGCGCAACTTCGGAGCCAGCGTCGGGATGGCGGTTCTCGGGACGATCCTCATCACCGCCACGTCGCACCGCGTCGAGGCATCCCTGGAATCTGCGGGGCTGAGCGCCTCCCGCGCCGACGAGGTCGCGGCGGCATTGTCGCAGTCGGGCGGTGGCGACTCCTCCGCTTTCTCCAGCAGCGCGTCCGACTCGAAGAAGGAGGACGAGTTGGCGTCTGCGGCCGCAACAGACTTCGCGGAGGCCCAACAGGTCGTCTACTACGCCGCCGCAGGCATGCTCGCGGTCGGGTTTGCCGCGGCGCTCGTGATCCCGCCCGGTCGCCAGGAAGAGGAGATCGAGGCAACAGGCGGTACAGGATCCGACGCCGGGGTGAGCATATGA